From the genome of Haloterrigena sp. KLK7, one region includes:
- a CDS encoding amidohydrolase — MNVPIRDRLVSLRRSLHRHPEPAWREFYTTARLVEEIRAIGVDELAVGPDAYDPADRMAVPDDDLEPWIERARERGADEALLERMSGGNTGAVAVIDRGEGPAIGLRVDIDGLFIEESTDADHDPASEGFRSEIDGTMHACGHDAHMTWGLAVLQAIKESDFSGRFVVFFQPAEETGGGGCPMARSEFADGLDYLLAVHVGLDHPTGEVIAGIEKPLAMCHVDLTIEGTSAHAGKAPNEGDNAMHAMGAAIENAYGIPRHSDGMTRVNIGKAEAGTASNVIAERAHMEAEARGETTALMEYTRDRLERTVRNAAEMHGCRAEFDVVSESPRADSDPELQSLVSEVAGEVRGIDRVVPAADFGASEDATFLMERVQKDGGLATYMIVGTDHPTSHHTPTFDVDERSLEHGVDVLVGSIRELERRHPVARTEAATDPVADAGEGGE; from the coding sequence ATGAACGTGCCGATCCGGGACCGACTCGTCAGCCTCCGACGGAGCCTGCACCGCCACCCCGAACCCGCGTGGCGCGAGTTCTACACCACGGCCCGCCTCGTCGAGGAGATCCGGGCCATCGGCGTCGACGAACTCGCCGTCGGGCCGGACGCCTACGACCCCGCCGACCGCATGGCCGTGCCTGACGACGACCTCGAGCCGTGGATCGAACGCGCCCGCGAGCGCGGCGCCGACGAGGCCCTGCTGGAGCGCATGAGCGGCGGTAACACCGGTGCGGTAGCGGTGATCGACCGCGGCGAGGGGCCCGCGATCGGGCTGCGCGTCGACATCGACGGGCTGTTCATCGAGGAGTCGACCGACGCGGACCACGACCCCGCGAGCGAGGGCTTTCGCTCGGAGATCGACGGGACGATGCACGCCTGCGGCCACGACGCCCACATGACCTGGGGACTGGCCGTCCTCCAGGCGATCAAAGAGAGCGACTTCTCGGGTCGCTTCGTGGTCTTCTTCCAGCCCGCCGAGGAGACCGGCGGCGGCGGGTGTCCGATGGCGAGAAGCGAGTTCGCGGACGGGCTGGACTACCTGCTCGCCGTCCACGTGGGCCTCGACCATCCCACGGGAGAGGTGATTGCAGGGATCGAGAAGCCGCTCGCGATGTGCCACGTCGATCTGACGATCGAGGGCACCTCCGCCCACGCGGGGAAGGCGCCCAACGAGGGCGACAACGCGATGCACGCGATGGGGGCGGCGATCGAGAACGCCTACGGCATCCCCCGCCACAGCGACGGGATGACCCGGGTGAACATCGGCAAGGCCGAGGCGGGGACCGCGAGCAACGTCATCGCCGAGCGCGCTCACATGGAGGCCGAAGCGAGGGGCGAGACGACCGCGTTGATGGAGTACACGCGGGATCGCCTCGAGCGGACGGTGCGGAACGCGGCCGAGATGCACGGCTGTCGGGCCGAGTTCGACGTCGTCAGCGAGTCGCCCCGCGCCGACAGCGACCCCGAACTGCAGTCGCTGGTCAGCGAGGTGGCGGGCGAGGTCAGGGGAATCGACCGCGTCGTCCCGGCGGCCGACTTCGGCGCGAGCGAGGACGCCACCTTCCTGATGGAGCGCGTCCAGAAAGACGGCGGCCTGGCGACGTACATGATCGTCGGCACCGACCACCCCACGAGCCACCACACGCCGACGTTCGACGTCGACGAGCGCAGCCTCGAGCACGGCGTCGACGTCCTCGTCGGCTCGATCCGGGAACTCGAGCGCCGGCATCCGGTCGCACGGACGGAGGCGGCGACGGACCCGGTCGCGGACGCCGGGGAGGGCGGCGAATGA